A window of Geothrix edaphica genomic DNA:
GCGGTCATTCGGCCGGTGCAGGAGGGCCCGCAGGATGCCGAGCGCGGCAGCCATGCCGTCGCCGCTGGGCCCCACACGCTTCTGGATGAGATGGCCCGAGGCCTCGGCGGCGAGATCCCAGCCGCGCCGGGCCATCTCCCGCAGCAGGAACTTGTCACCCACGGGGGTGCGGACGAAGGGAATACCGGCGTGGGCCAGGGCCTGGGCCAGGCCGCCGTTGGTCATCACGGTGCCCACCACGCCCGGAGGAGCATCCCCGCAGGCCAGGCGATCCTGGGCCAGCAGCCACACCATCTGGTCGCCATCCACCAGGTCGCCCTGGCTGTCGACGAGAAGGCAGCGGTCCCCGTCGCCATCAAAGGCGATGCCCAGCTGGGCCCCCCGCGCCACCACGGCCGCCGACAGGGCGTTGAGGTGGGTCGAGCCCACGCCCACGTTGATGGAGGGACCGTCGGGAGGCACGCCGATCCAGTGGATGGCGTCGCCGCGGAAGAGCTCCAGGGCGGCTTCGGCAGTGGCGCCATGGGCGCAGTCGATCACCACGCCGAAATTACGGGGCAGGTCGAGGCCGCCGAGGTGGGCCAGGTAGGGCCGGAGGTCCAGGTGGCTGGCCGGCAGGGAGATGGTGGTTGGCTCGGGAATGACCTCGAACGCGGCCTCGATGGCGCGCTCCTGGCCCTCCTCGAGCTTCTCGCCCAGCTCGTTGAAGCCCTTGAGGCCGTTGTCCTCAGGCGGATTGTGGCTGGCGGAGATCATGAGACCCCAGGTCTTCTCTCCCTCCATGCTCAGCTTCGCGACGGTCCAGGCCACCGCGGGGGTGGGCGCCATGCCCAGGATCAGCACCTTCAGGCCCATCCCCACGCCCAGGATGAACGCCTCGGACATGGGACCGGAGCTGGAGCGGGGATCCCAGCCCACCACGAGCCGCTTCACACCGGCTTCCCGGGCCACCTGGGCCCAGGCGGCGCCCCAGCGGGACACCTCTTCCAGGGTGAGGGGGGAACGCAGGGCCACCCCGCGAATGCCGTCGGTTCCGAAATAGCGCAGGCTCATGCCGTCAGATTAACCGATGGCGTGCGTCCTGAAGACCCTGTAGCCCCATTCCATGGCTTCCGCGTGGGCCGTGGCGGTAAGGGGATCCCGCTGGTCCGGGGCGAGGCCCGGCGTTCCGGCCCGGGACGCGAGGAACCGCTTGCGGGAGATCCCGATGCAGATCCGGTCCGCCGGCCAGCCCAGGGCCCCGGGCAGGCGGGGCAAGGCGTTCCAGAGTGCGAGATCCTCCGCGAACGTGGTGCCGAAGCCGAAGCCGGGGTCCAGCAGCACGCGGTCATCGGCGATGCCCGCGGCCCGCAGGCGGTCCCGCACCGCGAGCAGTTCAGCGATGGCGGAAGCCGCGTCCTTCGGCGTGGAGTCGGCGTAGGGGGGCATCAGGAACCCCTCCCCAAGGCGACGGCTGCGCATGGCGATGAGGCCGCACCGCGAGGCCGCGGCCAATTCCAGCATGGCCGGCACGGTGAAGCCATCCACATCGTTGATGACAGCGGCGCCCGCAGCGAGACCCTTCGCGGCCACGGCCGCGTGGCGGGTGTCCAGGCTGAGAGGGATGCGCGGCAGGGCCTCCGCCAGGGCCGACAGCACCGGCTCGAGACGGCCCCATTCCGTGGCGGCGTCCACCACCGCGGAACCCGGCCGGGTGCTCTCAGCCCCGAGGTCCAGCATGCGGGCGCCGGAGGCCACCAGGTGTCGGGCCTGGGCCAGGGCCGCGGTGGGCTCCACGAACCGGCCGCCATCACTGAAGGAGTCCGGGGTGAGATTGAGGATGCCGATGAAAAGGGGGCCGCTCGTGAGAAGCGGCCCCCATTGGAACGGCAGGACGGTCACGCGGGCTTCAGGGCCGGGTTCAGACCGGGATCCGTGGAGGGACCCTCCACCGTCGCGGGGGCGGTGGGGGTGCTACCGCTCTTGGGCGGCGGCAGGGTGCCGCCCTTCATGAGGATGTCGATGTCGTTGCCGTCCAGAGTCTCCCGCACGAGCAGAGCCTCGGCGATGGACACCAGCTGGTCGCGGTGGGCTTCGATGGCGGCCTTGGCCCGGCGGTAGTTGCGGAGCACGAACTCCTGCACCTCGACGTCGATGAGGCGGGCCGTGTCCTCGGAGATCTCGCGATGCTGTGCGAAGTCGCGGCCGAGGAAGACCTCGTGGTTGCCGCCCCCGCCGAAATTGAGCGGGCCCAGCTTGTCGCTCATGCCGTATTCCGTGACCATCGACCGGGCCATCTCGGTGGCCTGCTGGATGTCGTTGGCCGCGCCGGTGCTGAGCTGGTTGAAGAAGATCTCCTCCGCGATGCGGCCGCCCATCGCGATGGCGATGCGGCTCTCCATGTAGTCGCGGGTGGTGTTGTAGCGGTCCGTGGTCGGGAGCTGCCAGGTGACGCCCAGGGCGCGACCGCGCGGGATGATGGTGACCTTGTGGAGGGGATCGCTGTCCGGCACCACGGCGGCGACGACCGTATGGCCCGCCTCGTGATAGGCGGTGATGCGCTTGTCCGCTTCGGTCATGACGAGGCTGCGGCGCTCGGCACCCATGTAGACCTTGTCCTTGGCGTTCTCGAAGTCGGCCATCTCGACCCACTTCTTGCTGCCGCGGGCGGCGGTGAGGGCGGCCTCGTTGCAGAGGTTGGCCAGGTCCGCGCCGGCGAAGCCGGGGGTGCCGCGGGCGATGACTTCAAGATCCACGTCGGGGCTGAGGGGGATCTTGTCGGTGGTGTGCACCTTCAGGATCTCGAAACGGCCCTTGACGTCGGGGCGGTCCACCACCACGCGCCGGTCGAACCGGCCGGGGCGGAGCAGGGCGGGATCGAGCACGTCGGGACGGTTGGTGGCGGCGATGAGGATGACGCCCTCGTTGCCCTCGAAGCCGTCCATCTCGACCAGCAGCTGGTTCAGGGTCTGCTCACGCTCGTCGTGGCCGCCGCCCAGGCCGGCGCCGCGATGGCGGCCGACCGCGTCGATCTCATCGATGAAGACGATGCAGGGGGCGCTCTTCTTGGCCTGCTCGAAGAGGTCGCGCACGCGGCTGGCGCCCACGCCCACGAACATCTCCACGAAGTCGGAGCCCGAGATGGAGAAGAACTGGACCTTGGCCTCGCCGGCGATGGCGCGGGCCAGCAGGGTCTTGCCGGTGCCCGGAGGGCCCATGAGCAGCACGCCCTTGGGGATCTTGCCGCCCAGCTTCACGAACTTGGCGGGATCCTTCAGGAACTCCACGATCTCCTTCAGCTCCTCCTTGGCCTCGTCGCAGCCGGCGACGTCCGAGAAGGTGACGCGCTTGGCGCTGCTGGACAGGCCCTTGGCGCGGGCCTTGCCGAAGCTGAGGGCCTTGTTGCCGCCCATCTGGGCCTGGCGCATGAATACGAACCAGAGCACGACAAACACCAGCAGGGGCGCCCAGAACATCAGGACATAGGCGAAGTTGTTCTCGCTGGGCTTGGCGGCCTTGAACTCGTCGAGCTGGCCTTCGGTCTTCCAGCTGAGGATCACCTTGCCCAGATCCTGCATGGGCGGGGCGATGGTGCGGAACTTCTCGATGACCTCGCCGGTTTTGGGGTTCTTCTCGGGCTGCTTGTAGGTGCCCTCGACATCGAACCCGGACAGGGTCACGGACTTGTACTTGCCTCCCACGCCTTCGGTATAGAAGGTCGAGAAGGGAATCTCGATCTGGCGGCTGTTCTGGGGGATCTGGCGGAAAGCCAGCACCAAGAGGGCGATGATGCCCAGCCAGACCAGCACGCTCTTCATCATGGAATTCAAAGGGTCACTCCTTGGGGCGCTTGCCCAGGTGGCCCTCCAGTGTACTAGGCCCGGGAAGGCAGCTGAACCTTAGATGCAGATACCCGCCGTCTGGTTCAGGGTTTAGATGAAAATTCCCCCAGGCCGAAGGTTTGCGGCCCTTTGCGAGCCGCGCGGCGAGCCAGGGCGCGAGGCCCCGCAGCAGGGCCGCCTCCCGGGGCCAGCCGAGGCGGCGGAAGGCGGATTCCAGCGTCCAGCGCAGCTCCGGCTCGATCCAGGTCTCCCGCCTGAAGGTGACACCTTCCTCCGAGATGGACCACCGGGAGCCCTCCCATCCGGCCACGAGCGTCCGGGCCAGCTGTTCCGCCTCCTCGGCCTGGCGGTGGGTCTCGAACAGGTGGCGGTCCAGATTCGGCGCTTCCTGGCGGAGGGTATCGAGGATCGGCCGCCAGCGGTTCCTGGCGGTGAAGGGTTCGGCATTGCTGGCGTCCTCCCGCCAGGGTAGGTTGCGCGAGGCCAGGTAGGCGCGGAGCTCCGCGCGGCGCGTCTCTGCCAGGGGCGACCAGCGCAGGCCCTGGCGCGGCGCCAAGGGGTGCAGGCAGCCCAGGCCCCCACCTCGGGCCAGGCGCAGGAAGACGGTCTCCGTGTGGTCGTCCAGAGTGTGGCCGGTGGCCACGACGCCGGCGCCGCACTGCTCGGCCTCCTGGCGGAGCCAGTTCCAGCGCAGGTCCCGGGCCGCCATCTCCAGGCCCTGGGCGCTGGCCTCGGCGTGAGCGTGCACGCCCAGCGACGCCTCCGCGAGATCCAGGTCCAGCGCCCGGCAGAGCTGCCGCACGAACGCTGCATCCTCCTGAGCCTCCGGCCGCAGCCCGTGGTCCGCATGTGCCACGCTCAGTTCCAGACCCAGGCTCTTCCTCAACGTCCAGAGCAGCGCCAGCAGGGCCACCGAATCGCCGCCTCCGGAGCAGGCCACCAGCACACGGCCCGTGACGCCATCGCCCCGGTGCTGGATCTGCGCGAGGAGGTCAGACTCGAAGCGGTTCATGCCGGGGCGTTCAGGCGGCCGACGAGCTGGAGCAGGGCCGGGGACACCGGCCGCTCGCACCACAGGGCCTCGGCCCAGTCGCACATGTGCAGCGAGCCCCAGTGCATGGCCCGGCCGAGGACCCCGCGCCGGAAGGCCGGGTGGGCGATGCGCGTGGCGGGCTGGGCGGGGTCCTGGTTGAACTGGCTGCCGAAGGCGTCGAAAGCGGCCATGCGGCGCTCCCACACGGTGCTCACGTCCACCAGCAGGTCCGGCGGGCCGGGGTTCTCGCCGCCGGCCCAGGCGATGGCTTCCGGACGCCAGGGCGCTCCGTCGCAGGGATAGTTCTTCAGCCCGGCATAGTAGGCGGCCTCCCGGGCCAGGCGGTGGGCGCGGCGGTGGTCGGGGTGGCGATCCTCCGGGGCGGGCACGATCAGCACGCGGGGCCGGAGGCGGCGGAGCTCGGTCATGAGGCGCAACCGGTAGGCCTCCTCCTCTGTGAAGCGGCCGTCGGGGAAGTCGAGGACGAGGCGGGGCACGCCCAGGATGCGGGCGGCCTCCTGGGCCTCAGCGCGGCGGGTCTCCGCCGTGCCCCGGGTGCCGAGGTCACCGCTGGTGAGGTCGAGGATGCCGGCCTTCATTCCCCGGTCAGTGGCCAGGGCCAGGAGGCCCCCCACGTGGACCTCCACATCGTCGGGGTGGGCGCCGAGGGCGAGAATCTCGTAGTCGTGGCTCATGGTTCCTCCACCAGGATCACGGATGTGGCCCCGTCCATGCGCTCCAGGATGCGATCGAGCAGGGCACCATGGCGAAGCCATGAGAGGCCCGGCAGCACGCGTTCCTGCGGGACGCTGAAGGGGAAGAGGGCCTGCCGCAGGTGTTCGGGATCACCCCCCACCAGGGCGGCGGCCGCCTCCCGGTGGAGCCGTTGATCCAGCTTCGCGATCCGGTCCCGGGTGCGCGCCTGCTCGCGCAGGAACCGTGTCTGCAGGGCCTCCGGCCAGGCCGGATCGGCCTCCGCCGGGCGGAAACGGGAGGTGGGCAGCGCCCCGGGCCAGGGAGCCAGGCGGTCCCAGGCTCCCAGGCGCAGGGCGTCCAGCTGGACGGCCGACACCCTGAATCCACGGGGTACGACGAAGACGCTGGGTCTCGGGAGGATCTTCGGCGCAGCGAGTCCCACGCGCTCCCAGAGGGGTTCGCAAAGCCGCCAGTAGGCCCGCTCAGAGGGGCCCAGCACCACCGCGGCCACCGGGAGCATCAGCGACTGCATCAGGGGGCGGATGGCCGCTCCAGGGCTCAGCCAGCGTCCGGCCGGCAGCGGCAGGTCGCGGTCCAGGCGCTGGCGGAGCCCCGTGCGCGGCTCCAGGGAGAACCAGGCGGCCTGCACGCGCGGATCCAGGGGCAGGGGGGCGCCTTCGGCCTCCAGCCGCTCGGCCTGCCGCACCAGCAGGGCTTCCAGATCCAGGGAGCGCCAGCGCTCCAGCTCGGCCTGGATGGGCTCGCGGACCGCCGGGGCCGTGGGCGAGAAAGGCCGGAGGCCGCGCTCCCACAGCGGTTGCCCCAGGGTCAGGACGTGGCTCCGGAGCGTGGGTTCCGGAGGCGTGGGTAGCGGCCCCCACCAGGCCTCGGCCTCGGCCTGATGCCCGGGCGTCCAGGGCAGCCAGCCGGTGGCCGTGCCGAGGCGCGCGTCGAACCGGAAGCGGTGGCGCATCGGGCGGCCCGCCTTCCAGCCCACTACCGAAGCCACTTCGGCGCGGTCGTGATCCTCATCTGCCAGCCAGTAGACCGCCTCGGCGCCCGTGCGGCGGGCTTCCGCCAGGGCCGCGAGGGCCTTGGCCACCGAGAGGGCGGGACTCCATCCGGCCCCGATCTGCTGGCCGGTGGCGATGACGGGCGTCCGGCTCATGGGCGCGTCCTTCCGCCCGGTCCGAGCCTTCCCCGCTGGTGCATCGTCCTCGTCATGGGCCCCAGCCTACCCGATATGCGCGGCTCCCCGGCCATGCGATGCTCGATGGCATGTGGAGCGTGGAACCCTGGATTCCCCCCGCCTCGCCGGATCTCGCGCTGCTCGCCATGGAGGCGGCGGACGCGGCCGGCGTGGCTGCCCTGAGGGCCTGGCCGGAGCTCCGGAAGGGCGGCATCGGATTTGGCGACCTCCCCCCCTTCCTGTGCTGGCGGGGCGCGGCGGAGGGACGCTGGCACCTGGTATTGCTGCAGGCCCGGGAAGTCGGTGCCCTGGTTCCCGGAGCCAGGACGACCCCCCTTCCTGCAGGCTGGCTCGACGCGCTGGATCTCGAGGCCCTGGCCCGCCCTCTGGCCCGCCATCCGGATTTTCCCGGTGGGACTTCGGTCCATGTCGTCCAGCTGCCCGGGGGAGAGACCTTCAGGACCCGCACCTTCGGCCACCCGGCTCCGGACCTCGTGGCGGAGGTCCTGCGACGCACCAGCCACATCCGGGACTGGCATCCGGCCGATCTAGAGATGGATAAGGGACCCTCGGGAGCACCCCATGCTGAGCCTTGATTTCTCCACCTTGAAGGAAGCGGCGATGGCGGTGGCCCTGGGCCTGATGATGGGTCTGGAGCGGGAACGCAGCGGCTTCGAGCGGAGCCGGGAGGGCCATGGGGAGCCGCTCCGGCGGGAATCGGATCACAGCGAGTCTCTGCACGGCAGCCTGGGGGCGCGGACCTTCGCCCTCCTGACCCTCCTGGGCTGGATCTCCGTGAAGGTCGGGGGGGAGGGCCTGGCCCTGCCCATCGCCGTGCAGGCCTTCGCGGCGGTCCTGATCGGCCTCTTCTATCACCAGACCAGCTCGCCGGACCGGGGCCTCACCACGGAGGTCGCCGCCCTGGCCGCGCCCCTGCTGGGCATGCTCCTCACCCGGGATGCGCTGCTGGCGGTGGCCGTGGCGGTGATCGTGACCCTGCTCCTGCTGTCCAAGCCGTGGATCCGGGCCTGGATCCCCCGGCTGCATCGCGAGGACCTGACCTCCGCCATGCAGCTTCTCATCGTCTTCGCCATCATGCTGCCGCTCCTTCCTGTACGGACGCTGGATCCCTGGGGCGTCCTCTCACCGCAGAAGGTGGGCTGGATGGTGGCGCTCATCGCGGCCGTGGACTTCCTCGGATATGCCCTCAACCGGGTCCTGGGACCCCGGAGGGGTGCCGTGATGACGGGCCTGGTGGGTGGCCTGGTCAGCTCGACTGTGGTGACCGTGACCATGTCCCGGCAGGCCCGGGAGGATCCCTCGTTCCGGAGCTCGGGCCAGGTGGCCGTGATGCTGGCCTGCGCGGTCATGGGCGTCCGCGTGGCCGTCCTGGCTGGCGTGGTGGGCGGCCTCGACCTGGTCCGTCCCCTGCTGCTGCCCATGACGGCCATGGTGGCCACACTGCTGGGCGCGGCCTGGTGGACCTTCCGGTCGAAGGCCGACCGCGGGACCGGCACGGAGGAGATGCCCCTGCGGAATCCCTTCCACCTCAAGCGGGCCCTGGGCTGGGGGCTGGCGCTGGCCACGGTCCTGCTCGTGTCCGCGGCGGCCCGGGCCTGGTTCGGGGACCGGGGCCTGATCCTGACGGCGGGTCTCTCCGGTGTGGCAGACGTGGATCCCATCACCCTGGCGGTGGGCAGTCAGATGCACACCAGCGGCCTTCCGGCGGGAACGGCGGTGCTGGCCATCGTCCTGGCCATCGCCGCGAACACCCTCGCCAAGGCTGGATTCGCCTGGATCTCGGGCGGCCGGGCCTTCGGCCTGCGCCTGACGGCCATGCTGACCGCCTCACTGGTCGCTGCCCTCGCGATGGTGGCCCTCAGGCTGTAGGTACTATTTCCCGCGGTTGCTCATGCGCGTATGGGCGACGCTGCTCTTGCCCTGGGGGCGGGCAGAAGCCTTGACCATGGGCTTGGGATGGGAGTCGGCCTTCGGTTTCCCGGCGCTGGCCACGGATACCGGCTTGTCCGCGGCCTGAACCTGCTGGAGGAGATCGGCGGGGACGAGGGGCTTGGTCATGGTGGGACTCCTGTCCTGTGATTCTACCGCAGCCCGCCAGCGGGTCCGCCGGGCGGATGTGACCGCCCTCAAGGCGGGGCGGCGCGAGCCGAGGTTAATCTGGCTCCAGGCGGGGCGCGGCCCGGGCCTTCCGGGGAGGGGTGGACCATGATGGCGGCGATGGGGAACGGCCTGGTGGAGGCGGCTCTGGAGGCCTTCGAGGCCTGGCGCGAGGTCCCCCGGCTGGAGCGGCGGCGGCTCATCGAGGCCTGGCTGGAGCAGCTTGGCCTGGTGCGGGAGGAGCTCGCGCAGCTGCTCACCCAGGAGACCGGCAAGCCGATCACGCTGGCCCGGGGCGAGGTGGGCCGGGCGGAGGCCACCCTGCGGGCCACGGTCGAGGCCGTGGGCGGGTTCGGCGAGGAGGCCGTGCCCTACGATCTGATGGCGGGGGCCGAAGGCTGCCGGGCGGTGCTGCGGCGGTTTCCCGTGGGGCCGGTCCTGGCGATCACGCCGTTCAATTTTCCGGTGAACCTGGCGGTCCACAAGCTGGCTCCCGCCCTGGCCGCGGGGTGCAGCGCCATCTGGAAGCCCTGTCCCCAGGCGCCACGGACCTCGGCGCTGCTGGGAGAAAGCTTCCAGGCCGCCAGTCGCCAGGTGGGTGCGCCCCGGAACCTGCTCCAGCTGGCCGCGCCGGACCCGGCTGCGGCCGAGGCCCTGGCGAAGGATCCCCGCATCGCGGCGGTGAGCTTCACGGGCTCCGAGCGGGTGGGGCGACACCTGGAGCAGGTGCTGGCGGGCAAGCGGCTGCTGCTGGAACTGGGTGGCAACGGCGCCGTGGTGGTGGACGAGGGCGTGGACGCGGCGGCCGTAGCCCGCCACCTGGCCCCCGCCGCCGTGGCCGGGGCGGGCCAGAGCTGCTCCAAGGCCCAGCGGATCTACGTGCACCGGAACCTGTGGAACACCTTTGCCCCGGCCTTCGTGGCGGCGGTGCAGGCCCTGCCCGTGGGCGATCCCATGGATCCCGCCACGGTGGTCGGGCCCCTCATCGACGAGGCCACGGCCCGACGGATGGACGAGGGCCTGGACCGCGCGGTGGCCGCGGGGGCTGAGATCCTGCTGCGGGGCCCCCGGCAGGGGGCGCTCCTGCCGCCGGCCATCCTCACCGGACTGCCGGAAGAGGACCCCCTCCAGTGCGAGGAGGCCTTCTCGCCCATCACGGTGCTGACACCCGTGTCCAGCTTCGAGGAGGGTCTCGACCGGGCGGCCGCCACGCGCTTCGGCCTGCGGGCCAGCGCCTACAGCCGGGACCAGCGGCACCTCCGCCTGGCGGAGTCGAAGCTCCGTGCCGGCGGCGTCCTGCTGAACCTGCCGCCGACCTTCCGCCTGGATGCCGCGCCCTTCGGCGGCGTCCGGGCCAGCGGCAATGGCTTCGAAGGCCCCCGGTGGGCGATGGAGGGCTTCACCGAGGGCCGGCTCATCGTCGAAGGCCCGGCCCTGTAAGATTCGACCTGGAGCCGACCCATGAACCTCTCCATGCCCTTCCGTCCCGGCGATCTCGTGGTGGTGGTGCTCCACTCCCCGCGGGAGCGGCTGTGGGGACGGATCCTCGGCCTGGAGGCCGCCGGCATCGCCGTCCGGGGTGTCGACCTCTCCCCCTGGAGCGAAGTCCTGTCCCTGGTCCGCACGGGCCAGGCGGATCAGGTGGCCCTCGGCACCCGCTTCCTGCCCATGCACCGCGTGGAGACGCTGTACCTCGATGAGGCCAGCTCCGGCGCCCCCAGCCTGGCGGAGACCTTCCTCGACCGCACCGGCCAGGACCCCCACACCTTCCTGGCAGACCCACCCTCGTCCCGACACCGGAGGAATCCATGAGCCACGCCAATCACGCCAGCTGGATGGCGCGTTTCCGCGAGCGCGCCAAGACCCTGAATCGCCACATCGTCCTGCCCGAGGGCCGGGACGACCGCACCCTCCAGGCCGCCCAGCTGCTGCTGGACCAGGCGCTCTGCCGCCTCACCCTGCTGGGCGATCCCGCCGACATGGCCAGGCGCGGCTCGGCGCTGGGGCTTTCCCTGAAGGGGGCCATGCTCGTGGATCCCGCCGCCAGCCCCCTGCTTCCCGAGCTGGCCGGCGCCTACTACGAGCGGCGCAAGGCCAAGGGCATCAACGAGGCCCAGGCCCTCGAGGCGGTGCACAACCCCCTCTGGTTCGGCGCCATGCTGGTGCAGAACGGCCACTGCGACGGCATGGTGGCCGGCGCCCTCAACACCACTGCGGAGACCGTGCGGGCCTGCCTCCAGGCCATCGGCCCCGCCAAGGGCATCAAGACGGTCTCCAGCTTCTTCCTGATGATCCACCCCGATGCCGCCTTCGGCGAGCAGGGCGCGGTGATCTTCTCGGACTGCGCCGTGGTGCCGGATCCCACCCCCGAGCAGCTGGCGGACATCGCCATCGCCGCCGCCGAGAATGCCCGCAGCGTCATGGGCGTGGAGCCCCGCGTGGCCCTGCTCAGCTTCTCCACCCGCGGCTCCGCCGAGCACCCCTGCGTGGACAAGGTCCGCGCCGCTCTGGCCATCGTCAAGGAGCGCCGGCCCGATCTGGCAGTGGACGGCGAGCTGCAGGCCGACGCGTCCCTGCTGCCCTCCGTGGGGCAGAAGAAGGCTCCGGGCTCCGCGGTGGCCGGCCGGGCCAACGTGCTGGTCTTCCCGGACCTCGACGCCGGGAACATCTCCTACAAGATCGCCGAGCGCATGGGCGGTTGCGCGGCCATCGGGCCCTTCCTCCAGGGCCTGGCCAAACCCGCCAACGACCTGAGCCGCGGCTGCAGCCCCCAGGACATCGCCGACACGGTGGTCCTGACGGCCCTCCAGTGAAGCGGATCGCCCTCTTCATCTCCGGCACCGGCGGTAACGCCCTGAACCTGCTGCGGGCCTGCCGGGAGGGCCGGGTGCCCGCCCTCCCGGTGCTGGGCCTCGCCTCCACCGCCAAGGCCGGCGGCATCCCCCGGCTCCAGGCGGAAGGACTTCCCACCGTGGCGGTCGTCCGGAAGGAGTTTGAATCGGACGAGGCATTCTCGGAGGCCTGCTACCGGGCCGCCGAGGCGGCGGGGGCGGAGGTCATCTGCCTCTGCGGGTGGCTGAAGAAGCTGGCCGTCCCCCGCCGCTGGGAGGGCCGCATCCTCAACATCCATCCGGGGCTGCTGCCCAGGTTCGGCGGGCCGGGCATGTACGGCATGCATGTCCACCGGGCCGTCCTCGAAGCAGGAGAGACCGAATCCGGCGCCACGGTGCACCTGGTGGACGCGGAATACGACCATGGCCGCATCGTGGATCAGCTGCGGGTGCCCGTCCTGCCCGGCGACACCCCGGAAGACCTGCAGAAGCGGGTCTATGCCGCCGAGATGGAGTTGTACCCGAAGGCGCTGGCGGCATACCTGGCCGAACGGGCTTAGACTGTCGCCATGATCCCCCTCCTCA
This region includes:
- the glmM gene encoding hypothetical protein (catalyzes the conversion of glucosamine-6-phosphate to glucosamine-1-phosphate) codes for the protein MSLRYFGTDGIRGVALRSPLTLEEVSRWGAAWAQVAREAGVKRLVVGWDPRSSSGPMSEAFILGVGMGLKVLILGMAPTPAVAWTVAKLSMEGEKTWGLMISASHNPPEDNGLKGFNELGEKLEEGQERAIEAAFEVIPEPTTISLPASHLDLRPYLAHLGGLDLPRNFGVVIDCAHGATAEAALELFRGDAIHWIGVPPDGPSINVGVGSTHLNALSAAVVARGAQLGIAFDGDGDRCLLVDSQGDLVDGDQMVWLLAQDRLACGDAPPGVVGTVMTNGGLAQALAHAGIPFVRTPVGDKFLLREMARRGWDLAAEASGHLIQKRVGPSGDGMAAALGILRALLHRPNDRRWAWTFRPWPQRLVNVLAKDRRAVEACPELVATMAAIDARWGEGVRQVVRWSGTEPKLRLMVEAQEATWVDLALHELEAAARRDLAL
- the folP gene encoding dihydropteroate synthase encodes the protein MTVLPFQWGPLLTSGPLFIGILNLTPDSFSDGGRFVEPTAALAQARHLVASGARMLDLGAESTRPGSAVVDAATEWGRLEPVLSALAEALPRIPLSLDTRHAAVAAKGLAAGAAVINDVDGFTVPAMLELAAASRCGLIAMRSRRLGEGFLMPPYADSTPKDAASAIAELLAVRDRLRAAGIADDRVLLDPGFGFGTTFAEDLALWNALPRLPGALGWPADRICIGISRKRFLASRAGTPGLAPDQRDPLTATAHAEAMEWGYRVFRTHAIG
- the ftsH gene encoding ATP-dependent metallopeptidase FtsH/Yme1/Tma family protein, coding for MNSMMKSVLVWLGIIALLVLAFRQIPQNSRQIEIPFSTFYTEGVGGKYKSVTLSGFDVEGTYKQPEKNPKTGEVIEKFRTIAPPMQDLGKVILSWKTEGQLDEFKAAKPSENNFAYVLMFWAPLLVFVVLWFVFMRQAQMGGNKALSFGKARAKGLSSSAKRVTFSDVAGCDEAKEELKEIVEFLKDPAKFVKLGGKIPKGVLLMGPPGTGKTLLARAIAGEAKVQFFSISGSDFVEMFVGVGASRVRDLFEQAKKSAPCIVFIDEIDAVGRHRGAGLGGGHDEREQTLNQLLVEMDGFEGNEGVILIAATNRPDVLDPALLRPGRFDRRVVVDRPDVKGRFEILKVHTTDKIPLSPDVDLEVIARGTPGFAGADLANLCNEAALTAARGSKKWVEMADFENAKDKVYMGAERRSLVMTEADKRITAYHEAGHTVVAAVVPDSDPLHKVTIIPRGRALGVTWQLPTTDRYNTTRDYMESRIAIAMGGRIAEEIFFNQLSTGAANDIQQATEMARSMVTEYGMSDKLGPLNFGGGGNHEVFLGRDFAQHREISEDTARLIDVEVQEFVLRNYRRAKAAIEAHRDQLVSIAEALLVRETLDGNDIDILMKGGTLPPPKSGSTPTAPATVEGPSTDPGLNPALKPA
- the tilS gene encoding tRNA lysidine(34) synthetase TilS, with amino-acid sequence MNRFESDLLAQIQHRGDGVTGRVLVACSGGGDSVALLALLWTLRKSLGLELSVAHADHGLRPEAQEDAAFVRQLCRALDLDLAEASLGVHAHAEASAQGLEMAARDLRWNWLRQEAEQCGAGVVATGHTLDDHTETVFLRLARGGGLGCLHPLAPRQGLRWSPLAETRRAELRAYLASRNLPWREDASNAEPFTARNRWRPILDTLRQEAPNLDRHLFETHRQAEEAEQLARTLVAGWEGSRWSISEEGVTFRRETWIEPELRWTLESAFRRLGWPREAALLRGLAPWLAARLAKGRKPSAWGNFHLNPEPDGGYLHLRFSCLPGPSTLEGHLGKRPKE
- the bshB1 gene encoding bacillithiol biosynthesis deacetylase BshB1, producing the protein MSHDYEILALGAHPDDVEVHVGGLLALATDRGMKAGILDLTSGDLGTRGTAETRRAEAQEAARILGVPRLVLDFPDGRFTEEEAYRLRLMTELRRLRPRVLIVPAPEDRHPDHRRAHRLAREAAYYAGLKNYPCDGAPWRPEAIAWAGGENPGPPDLLVDVSTVWERRMAAFDAFGSQFNQDPAQPATRIAHPAFRRGVLGRAMHWGSLHMCDWAEALWCERPVSPALLQLVGRLNAPA
- the bshC gene encoding bacillithiol biosynthesis protein BshC, which produces MSRTPVIATGQQIGAGWSPALSVAKALAALAEARRTGAEAVYWLADEDHDRAEVASVVGWKAGRPMRHRFRFDARLGTATGWLPWTPGHQAEAEAWWGPLPTPPEPTLRSHVLTLGQPLWERGLRPFSPTAPAVREPIQAELERWRSLDLEALLVRQAERLEAEGAPLPLDPRVQAAWFSLEPRTGLRQRLDRDLPLPAGRWLSPGAAIRPLMQSLMLPVAAVVLGPSERAYWRLCEPLWERVGLAAPKILPRPSVFVVPRGFRVSAVQLDALRLGAWDRLAPWPGALPTSRFRPAEADPAWPEALQTRFLREQARTRDRIAKLDQRLHREAAAALVGGDPEHLRQALFPFSVPQERVLPGLSWLRHGALLDRILERMDGATSVILVEEP
- a CDS encoding MgtC/SapB family protein; the encoded protein is MLSLDFSTLKEAAMAVALGLMMGLERERSGFERSREGHGEPLRRESDHSESLHGSLGARTFALLTLLGWISVKVGGEGLALPIAVQAFAAVLIGLFYHQTSSPDRGLTTEVAALAAPLLGMLLTRDALLAVAVAVIVTLLLLSKPWIRAWIPRLHREDLTSAMQLLIVFAIMLPLLPVRTLDPWGVLSPQKVGWMVALIAAVDFLGYALNRVLGPRRGAVMTGLVGGLVSSTVVTVTMSRQAREDPSFRSSGQVAVMLACAVMGVRVAVLAGVVGGLDLVRPLLLPMTAMVATLLGAAWWTFRSKADRGTGTEEMPLRNPFHLKRALGWGLALATVLLVSAAARAWFGDRGLILTAGLSGVADVDPITLAVGSQMHTSGLPAGTAVLAIVLAIAANTLAKAGFAWISGGRAFGLRLTAMLTASLVAALAMVALRL